A portion of the Scylla paramamosain isolate STU-SP2022 chromosome 2, ASM3559412v1, whole genome shotgun sequence genome contains these proteins:
- the LOC135114198 gene encoding piggyBac transposable element-derived protein 4-like, translating to MDPSSFYSSRIEEEDSSDEDFTISNESDSSSSDSSEESDEAGDTEGDGPDEAGDTGDGADETGEADDDDDSLSASSLAPALVWGTVSPKQRSYAFTGKEELAILPHVNSVTGKPEPVHMYELFITDDILDTIVSETNIYAQQKINATPLTRRSRLCAWKPTTRNEIKKFLGIILYMGINGMPEISSYWSKNKLYAGSYISSVMTRERFEILLRCIHFRDNTDVNGPPDPIFKLRPLVTAIRDRCRTVYKPGSMFVIDESMVPFRGRTKIRHYLPGKTHKYGFKLYKVCTPSGYTWNFKIHSGSQTKRQGLNSTESLTVELCEELFDQGATLYADNYYCSLPLAEYLLDKKTYLCGTIKSTRKYLPKEVTESKLRKNEMKGQENSNGVKVFKWRDKRNVLTISTLPEHSDQLVPSGKVNRRKEEVFKPESVMAYNKAKKGVDVSDQYASYYSPLRKSKKWYRKLAFELITGLVVVNAWVLHCQYFPRAKMSQLQFREALVCSLIGDEPDNIRPGKSPGVISGKRDLHKLTEKDGPKRATRKRCRGCYEKISLSEGFKVARNKARRVSTFCFQCQDKPHLCITCFAEKHSA from the coding sequence ATGGATCCCTCGTCATTCTATAGCAGCCGTATTGAAGAGGAAGACAGCTCTGATGAAGATTTCACCATCTCCAATGAGAGTGACTCAAGCAGCAGTGATTCCAGTGAAGAAAGTGATGAAGCAGGAGACACAGAAGGTGATGGACCGGATGAAGCAGGAGATACAGGTGATGGAGCAGATGAAACAGGAGaagcagatgatgatgatgattctctATCTGCTAGTAGTCTTGCACCTGCACTTGTATGGGGGACTGTTTCTCCCAAACAACGTTCCTATGCCTTTACTGGTAAAGAAGAGCTGGCCATTTTGCCTCATGTAAACTCAGTCACTGGAAAACCAGAGCCTGTTCATATGTATGAATTATTCATAACTGATGATATTTTGGACACAATAGTTTCTGAGACAAATATATATgcccaacaaaaaataaatgcaacacCACTGACAAGGAGGTCAAGGCTTTGTGCATGGAAACCCACAACAAGGAATGAAATTAAGAAATTCCTTGGTATAATTCTATACATGGGAATTAATGGTATGCCAGAAATTTCTTCCTATTGGAGTAAAAACAAGCTGTATGCTGGCTCTTATATTAGCAGTGTGATGACCAGAGAGAGGTTTGAAATCCTTCTTAGGTGTATACATTTCAGGGATAATACTGATGTTAATGGCCCACCTGATCCAATATTCAAATTGAGACCCTTGGTCACTGCTATCAGAGATCGCTGCCGGACTGTTTACAAGCCAGGCTCCATGTTTGTGATTGATGAGAGTATGGTTCCCTTTAGGGGCAGAACTAAGATTAGGCATTATCTTCCtggtaaaacacataaatatggCTTCAAGTTGTACAAGGTATGCACTCCAAGTGGGTATACATGGAATTTCAAGATTCATTCAGGCAGCCAAACAAAGCGCCAGGGACTAAACTCCACAGAAAGTCTAACAGTAGAATTATGTGAAGAACTATTTGACCAAGGTGCCACTCTTTATGCTGATAACTACTATTGTTCACTGCCTCTAGCAGAGTACCTATTGGATAAGAAAACTTACCTTTGTGGAACCATAAAGAGCACAAGAAAGTACCTTCCCAAGGAAGTCACTGAAAGCAAACttagaaagaatgaaatgaaagggcAGGAAAACAGTAATGGAGTGAAAGTTTTCAAATGGAGGGATAAAAGAAATGTTCTGACTATCTCAACTCTGCCTGAACACAGTGATCAATTAGTTCCCAGCGGCAAGGTAAACAGACGTAAAGAAGAGGTTTTCAAACCAGAAAGTGTAATGGCatacaacaaggcaaaaaaaggtGTGGATGTCTCTGACCAGTACGCATCCTACTACAGTCCGctgagaaaaagcaaaaaatggtACAGAAAGTTGGCCTTTGAACTGATTACTGGACTAGTAGTTGTAAATGCTTGGGTTCTTCATTGCCAGTACTTCCCTAGGGCTAAGATGAGTCAGCTGCAATTTCGAGAGGCTTTAGTTTGTTCACTCATTGGAGATGAACCTGATAACATTAGACCTGGAAAAAGTCCTGGAGTCATATCAGGAAAAAGAGATCTTCATAAACTGACTGAGAAAGATGGACCTAAGAGAGCTACAAGAAAAAGGTGTCGTGGCTGCTATGAAAAAATATCTCTTTCTGAAGGATTCAAGGTAGCTAGAAACAAAGCTAGAAGAGTAAGCACCTTCTGTTTTCAGTGTCAAGATAAACCACACTTGTGTATAACATGCTTTGCTGAGAAGCACAGTGcataa